One Methylosinus sp. LW4 genomic region harbors:
- a CDS encoding methyl-accepting chemotaxis protein has protein sequence MRFDDFKLTTKNLLPLALTGLLFLGVTALGVYRIQDLGHRYQYLTDHSDAALVRLLRTNRTAVEVGYAVHSMIAYESDTELFKLAEKNFGTAKERVDALLDAAAQLDPTRAPAIKGFHARIDKIIEDAEPAIRIARDVPGVEIGSRLQPRELDALAKCLAILRNVDMQLEKLTEDMKKFNEAVLEDNQHVGDELRRQTEQTIWTMVIVGALALLAGGGATFYVSSRKIGAPIARLTGQMSAIAGGNLDIVVEGVTRRDEVGAMAQALDTFKRNAHELQAAEARTAEEKRRSERADAERRAEAAIAEKEREAALKAIGRGLEKLAAKDLVYRLSEDMPAAYRGLQSDFNAAIGQLEAALGVVAGGAEAIGSGVDQIAVAADDLARRTEQQAASLEETAAALEEITTTVKKSAEGAVSASDIVGSTKTEAEKSGAIVRRAVDAMGRIEKSSQEIGQIIGVIDEIAFQTNLLALNAGVEAARAGEAGKGFAVVASEVRALAQRSAEAAREIKSLISTSTVEVEQGVELVGATGRALEKIVTQVAEIDRVVADIAAGAREQATGLAEVNAAVTQMDQNTQKNAAMVEETTAASHSLRKETEGLTRSVASFRLGERPQARRPVPRAVFAGGGGALRKPAPVPAQEDWTEF, from the coding sequence ATGCGATTCGACGATTTCAAGCTCACCACCAAAAACTTGCTGCCGCTCGCGCTGACCGGCCTGCTGTTTCTCGGCGTGACGGCGCTCGGCGTCTACCGCATCCAGGACCTCGGCCACCGTTACCAATATTTGACGGATCATTCGGACGCCGCCCTGGTGCGGCTGCTGCGGACCAATCGCACCGCGGTCGAGGTGGGCTACGCCGTTCATTCGATGATCGCTTATGAATCCGACACGGAATTGTTCAAGCTCGCCGAGAAGAATTTCGGAACCGCCAAGGAGCGCGTCGACGCGCTTCTCGACGCGGCGGCGCAGCTCGATCCGACCCGCGCCCCGGCGATCAAGGGATTCCACGCGCGGATCGACAAGATCATCGAGGACGCCGAGCCCGCCATTCGCATCGCGCGGGATGTTCCGGGCGTCGAGATCGGCTCGCGCCTGCAGCCGCGCGAGCTCGACGCGCTCGCCAAATGCCTGGCGATTCTGCGCAATGTCGATATGCAGCTGGAAAAGCTCACCGAGGATATGAAGAAATTCAACGAGGCGGTGCTCGAGGACAATCAGCATGTCGGCGACGAGCTGCGCCGCCAGACCGAGCAGACGATCTGGACCATGGTCATCGTCGGCGCTCTCGCGCTGCTCGCCGGCGGCGGCGCCACTTTCTATGTCTCCAGCCGCAAGATCGGCGCGCCCATCGCGCGGCTCACCGGGCAGATGAGCGCCATCGCCGGCGGCAATCTCGACATTGTCGTGGAAGGCGTCACGCGGCGAGACGAGGTGGGCGCGATGGCGCAGGCGCTCGACACGTTCAAGCGCAACGCCCATGAGCTGCAGGCCGCGGAGGCCCGCACGGCCGAGGAGAAGCGGCGCAGCGAGCGAGCCGACGCCGAGCGCCGCGCCGAGGCGGCCATCGCCGAGAAGGAGCGCGAGGCGGCGCTGAAGGCGATCGGCAGAGGCCTCGAGAAGCTCGCCGCCAAGGATCTCGTCTATCGCCTCTCGGAGGATATGCCCGCCGCCTATCGCGGCCTGCAGAGCGATTTCAACGCGGCGATCGGCCAGCTGGAGGCGGCGCTGGGCGTGGTGGCGGGCGGCGCGGAGGCGATCGGCTCCGGCGTCGATCAGATCGCCGTCGCCGCCGACGATCTCGCCCGCCGCACCGAGCAGCAGGCCGCCAGCCTCGAGGAGACCGCCGCCGCGCTGGAGGAGATCACCACCACGGTGAAGAAGAGCGCCGAGGGCGCGGTCAGCGCGAGCGACATCGTCGGCTCCACCAAGACCGAGGCGGAGAAGAGCGGCGCGATCGTCCGCCGCGCGGTCGACGCCATGGGGCGGATCGAGAAATCCTCTCAGGAGATCGGCCAGATCATCGGCGTCATCGACGAGATCGCCTTCCAGACCAATCTTCTGGCGCTCAACGCCGGCGTCGAGGCGGCGCGCGCGGGCGAAGCCGGCAAGGGCTTCGCCGTGGTGGCCTCGGAAGTGCGCGCTCTGGCGCAGCGCTCCGCCGAGGCCGCGCGCGAGATCAAGAGCCTCATCTCCACCTCGACGGTCGAGGTGGAGCAAGGCGTCGAGCTGGTCGGCGCGACCGGCCGCGCGCTGGAGAAGATCGTCACCCAGGTGGCGGAGATCGATCGCGTCGTGGCCGACATCGCCGCCGGCGCGCGCGAGCAGGCCACCGGCCTCGCCGAGGTCAACGCCGCCGTAACCCAGATGGATCAGAACACGCAGAAGAACGCCGCAATGGTGGAGGAGACCACGGCCGCCAGCCACAGCCTGCGCAAGGAGACCGAAGGGCTCACGCGCTCGGTGGCGAGCTTCCGGCTCGGCGAACGGCCGCAAGCGCGGCGCCCGGTGCCGAGAGCGGTCTTCGCCGGCGGCGGCGGCGCCCTCCGCAAGCCGGCGCCTGTCCCGGCGCAGGAGGATTGGACGGAATTCTGA